From a region of the Coffea arabica cultivar ET-39 chromosome 3e, Coffea Arabica ET-39 HiFi, whole genome shotgun sequence genome:
- the LOC113736261 gene encoding PHD finger protein ING1 encodes MSFIDDFQANLEVLPNILQKKYALLRDLDKSLHEIQRQNEQRCGQEIEDMKNRIKDGGVTPDSSFMKFSDEALDEQKHAIRIADEKIALALQAYDLVDAHIQQLDQYLKKLDEEIRREGDTVASTGSAAPAVDNNVKSGKAGESSRGRKKTRLATATAAAAAAAAAAAAAAATTTSTNPTGVELDLPVDPNEPTYCICNQVSYGEMVACDNPGCKIEWFHYGCVGLIEPPKGNWYCPDCVGTQRRRKGKS; translated from the exons ATGTCTTTCATAGATGATTTTCAAGCTA ATTTAGAGGTGCTGCCGAATATTTTACAGAAGAAGTATGCATTGTTGCGGGATTTGGATAAAAGTTTACATg AAATCCAAAGACAGAATGAGCAGCGTTGCGGACAGGAAATCGAGGATATGAAGAATCGTATTAAGGATGGTGGTGTTACGCCCGATTCTTCATTTATGAAATTTTCAGATGAGGCGCTTGATGAGCAAAAGCATGCCATCAGGATTGCTGATGAGAAAATTGCATTAGCTCTGCAGGCATATGACTTG GTAGATGCCCATATTCAACAGCTTGACCAATACTTGAAAAAACTCGATGAAGAGATTCGTCGCG AAGGAGATACTGTGGCTTCAACTGGATCTGCTGCTCCAGCTGTTGATAACAATGTGAAATCTGGAAAAGCTGGTGAAAGTAGTAGAGGGCGTAAAAA GACCCGCCTTGCTACTGCAACAGCAGCCGCTGCCGCTGCTGCGGCGGCAGCAGCTGCAGCTGCAGCCACAACAACATCAACAAATCCTACTGGTGTGGAGTTGGATCTACCAGTAGATCCCAATGAACCAACATATTGCATCTGCAACCAAGTTAGCTATGGAGAAATGGTTGCATGCGATAACCCTGGT TGCAAGATAGAATGGTTCCATTATGGCTGCGTTGGTCTCATAGAGCCGCCCAAAGGGAATTGGTACTGTCCAGATTGTGTTGGAACACAAAGGCGTCGCAAAGGCAAATCATAG